In Asanoa sp. WMMD1127, one genomic interval encodes:
- a CDS encoding AraC family transcriptional regulator has translation MTVTPATDDLSDVLERLRWSVGGYRKETLRGSERRVVGGTGMRFHFVAEGGLDVRGTANTRLGTGDFLLLPRGGEHTLIARGGTVLHTGDLEAASPNAGRVAAVMPEMLIACCLSVREPVVAAVIDGMAFEACGDRPGSRSVVSQLANVLTAAAIRRWVESDCGSLPLLTVPLRDAEVGRALEAIHEAPGSPWTVETLARVALASRSAFAKRFRDVVGESPARYLARIRMEQAKRLLTDRTSVAEVAVRLGYGSEAAFSRAFRRNAGVPPTQWRQGDNGWSAPPA, from the coding sequence ATGACCGTGACGCCGGCTACGGACGACCTGAGCGATGTGTTGGAGCGGCTCCGCTGGTCCGTGGGCGGCTACCGGAAGGAGACGTTGCGGGGCAGCGAGCGCCGCGTCGTGGGTGGAACCGGCATGCGGTTCCACTTCGTGGCCGAGGGTGGGCTCGACGTGCGGGGCACCGCGAACACCCGGCTCGGGACCGGCGACTTCCTTCTGCTGCCACGGGGCGGCGAACACACGCTGATCGCGCGCGGCGGGACGGTCCTACACACCGGGGACCTGGAGGCCGCCTCACCGAACGCGGGCCGGGTCGCCGCGGTCATGCCCGAGATGCTGATCGCGTGCTGCCTGTCCGTGCGCGAACCGGTCGTCGCCGCCGTCATCGACGGCATGGCCTTCGAGGCGTGCGGTGATCGACCGGGCTCCCGTTCGGTCGTCTCCCAACTGGCCAACGTCCTGACCGCGGCCGCCATCAGACGGTGGGTGGAGTCCGACTGCGGCAGTCTGCCGCTGCTGACGGTGCCGTTGCGCGATGCGGAGGTGGGGCGGGCGTTGGAGGCCATCCACGAGGCGCCCGGCTCGCCGTGGACGGTGGAGACGCTCGCGCGGGTGGCGCTGGCGTCGCGATCGGCCTTCGCGAAGCGCTTCCGGGACGTGGTGGGTGAGTCGCCGGCCCGCTACCTGGCCCGGATCCGCATGGAGCAGGCCAAGCGCCTGCTCACCGACCGGACGAGCGTGGCCGAGGTCGCGGTGCGGTTGGGGTACGGCTCCGAGGCGGCGTTCAGCCGTGCGTTCCGCCGGAACGCCGGCGTGCCGCCGACTCAGTGGCGGCAGGGTGACAACGGCTGGAGTGCGCCGCCGGCCTGA
- a CDS encoding DUF4242 domain-containing protein: MPRYIVERTFADGLHIPVDDSGAATCLNVVDRNAEEGVTWLHSYVSTDKTRTFCVYDAPDPEAVRRAATRNALPVDQISEVRVLDPYFYK; the protein is encoded by the coding sequence GTGCCCAGGTACATCGTGGAGCGCACCTTCGCCGACGGCCTGCACATCCCCGTCGACGACAGCGGCGCGGCGACCTGCCTGAACGTCGTCGACCGCAACGCGGAGGAGGGGGTCACCTGGCTTCACTCCTACGTCAGCACCGACAAGACCAGGACCTTCTGCGTGTACGACGCCCCGGACCCCGAAGCCGTCCGCCGCGCCGCCACCCGCAACGCGCTGCCGGTCGACCAGATCAGCGAGGTCCGCGTCCTCGACCCCTACTTCTACAAGTGA
- a CDS encoding NUDIX domain-containing protein translates to MKNFARRSARVLLLDPDLRVLLLHFRFAERDVPEFGPYGWCAPGGGVEPGESLADAAAREMGEEVGLSVPPADLGAPVAYIGGYADLGWANGLFRDDFFVLRVDAFAPDMGGMGVDEGAVHVGHRWWTRAELVAPVETVIPYGLAGLLDDLAAGRLPECPVELPWHHGPAPAR, encoded by the coding sequence GTGAAGAATTTTGCGCGACGCTCCGCGCGGGTGCTGTTGCTCGACCCCGACCTGCGCGTGCTGCTGCTTCACTTCCGCTTCGCCGAGCGGGACGTGCCCGAATTCGGCCCGTACGGCTGGTGCGCGCCCGGTGGCGGCGTCGAGCCGGGCGAGTCACTGGCCGATGCGGCGGCGCGGGAGATGGGTGAGGAGGTCGGCCTTTCGGTGCCGCCGGCCGACCTCGGTGCGCCGGTCGCGTACATCGGCGGTTATGCCGATCTCGGCTGGGCCAACGGCCTGTTCCGCGATGACTTCTTCGTGCTGCGGGTCGACGCGTTCGCGCCGGACATGGGCGGCATGGGCGTCGACGAGGGCGCCGTTCACGTGGGTCACCGCTGGTGGACCCGCGCCGAGCTGGTGGCGCCGGTGGAGACGGTCATCCCGTACGGCCTGGCCGGCCTGCTCGACGATCTCGCCGCGGGCCGGCTGCCGGAATGCCCGGTGGAGCTGCCGTGGCACCACGGGCCGGCCCCTGCAAGATAA
- a CDS encoding MFS transporter, producing MTLTSDLDRPATAAVGRSARSPWFAVGAVGLGIFALVTSEFLPASLLPRIAADMGVTEGVAGQAVTATAIMGAITAPTIAIVVPRLDRKLLLALLTLLAVASNALVAVAPWYPLLLVARLLLGIALAGFWAMALAVVGQLVTADKLGRAMTVVNLGVSLATVTAVPVGTYLGEAWGWRPVFWLAGAAALAALGLLLAWLPPIPAAGAPPLRALVDTARSRTMVLGMLAILLVAGGHFAAFTYVRPAAERVPDITPSSLAVLLTVFGLAAFVGTMIAGPLADRRLRLGVLVAPLLIAAAVTGFALLSDSYAAVAVAVALWGLAFGGLPTLVLTWVARAEPNRLEPAGSLATAMFQVAIATGAAVGGVLVDAFDVRVAMVVAAVAAAIGGFLFANARRA from the coding sequence GTGACTTTGACATCTGATCTTGACCGGCCCGCGACCGCCGCGGTGGGGCGGTCGGCGCGGTCGCCGTGGTTCGCCGTCGGCGCGGTGGGTCTGGGGATCTTCGCGCTGGTGACCAGCGAGTTCCTGCCGGCCAGCCTGCTGCCCCGGATCGCGGCAGACATGGGCGTCACCGAAGGCGTCGCCGGCCAGGCGGTCACCGCCACGGCGATCATGGGAGCCATCACGGCGCCGACGATCGCGATCGTCGTACCCCGGCTTGATCGGAAGCTCCTTCTTGCTCTCTTGACCCTCCTGGCGGTCGCGTCGAACGCGCTGGTCGCGGTGGCGCCGTGGTACCCGCTGCTGCTGGTCGCCCGCCTGCTCCTCGGCATCGCCCTCGCCGGCTTCTGGGCAATGGCGTTGGCGGTGGTCGGCCAACTGGTCACTGCGGACAAGCTCGGCCGCGCGATGACGGTGGTCAACCTCGGCGTCTCACTGGCGACGGTCACGGCGGTCCCGGTGGGCACGTACCTGGGCGAGGCCTGGGGCTGGCGGCCGGTCTTCTGGCTGGCCGGCGCCGCCGCCCTGGCCGCGCTGGGCCTGCTGCTCGCCTGGCTGCCGCCGATCCCGGCCGCCGGCGCGCCACCGCTGCGCGCCCTGGTGGACACCGCCCGCAGCCGCACGATGGTCCTCGGCATGCTCGCGATCCTGCTGGTCGCCGGCGGCCACTTCGCGGCCTTCACCTACGTCCGCCCGGCGGCGGAACGCGTCCCGGACATCACCCCGTCCTCGCTGGCCGTGCTCCTGACGGTCTTCGGCCTCGCCGCCTTCGTGGGCACGATGATCGCGGGCCCGCTGGCCGACCGCCGCCTACGCCTCGGCGTCCTCGTGGCGCCCCTCCTCATCGCCGCCGCCGTGACCGGCTTCGCGCTGCTGTCCGACTCGTACGCCGCGGTCGCCGTCGCGGTCGCGCTGTGGGGCCTGGCGTTCGGCGGCCTGCCGACGCTGGTGCTGACCTGGGTCGCCCGCGCGGAGCCGAACCGCCTCGAACCGGCCGGCAGCCTCGCCACCGCGATGTTCCAGGTAGCCATCGCCACCGGCGCAGCCGTCGGCGGCGTCCTCGTCGACGCCTTCGACGTGCGCGTGGCCATGGTGGTCGCCGCCGTCGCGGCGGCCATCGGTGGCTTCCTGTTCGCGAACGCCCGACGCGCCTGA
- a CDS encoding helix-turn-helix transcriptional regulator gives MGSHLVEREPHLAALRAAYDAVARGDGGVLVLLGGEAGGGKTALVREFCRDHAEVHWGACDPLFTPRPLGPFVDIAQATPSGDLRNLLENNPKPHQIAAAIARTTQPAIIVLEDLHWADEATLDVLSLLGRRIAGLPLLIVATYRDDEIGRAHPLRRLLGEVRGRRLTADPLSPEAVATLANNHDPQALHQATGGNPFFVTEVLAADGQGIPATVRDAVLARAARLDDAATTVIEAVSVALPHCELWLLDAQVDDAAAGLRQALDAGILEPVHGGIAFRHDLARRAIEESLSPHRRIHLHRMALAALESQHHQAARLAHHAEAAGDAEAVQRFAPMAAEQAALTGAHREAAAHYARALRFGAGLAWPDRADLLERRSQECYLTDQTDESINALQEAITVRRAGGDRRGEAAALSLLTRRLWCGGRADEATAAGHEAVRLLEALPPGRELALAYSNLSQLFLNDERRTETIDWARRAIDLAEQLDDKAVIVHSLNNIGTIELLTGDHNGLSKVEHSLAVANATPGFEEHVGRAFIHVGWAMSRTRAYALAPWLDRGVELCDQLGLEGWRLYVQAYRARFHLDQGRWQQAADDAAFVLRNATSVPLLRILALTILGTVRARRGDPDPWAVLDEARALLDGQHELQYHAPVALARAEALWLRGASRQSIDDESRDVLAAARDRGALWIVGELAWLRRLAGMAETETVDVPYQSQFAGDPRTAAKTWDALGCPYDGALVLLDGDEADLRQALDDLQRLGARPAAAIATRRLREQGVRGLPRGPRPQTTRNPASLTRREAEVLTLVREGASNAEIAARLFLSEKTVHHHVSAVLRKLGVSSRTQASSEATRRGIAI, from the coding sequence ATGGGTTCCCACCTGGTGGAGCGCGAGCCGCACCTCGCCGCCCTGCGGGCCGCGTACGACGCGGTCGCGCGCGGCGACGGCGGCGTCCTCGTGCTGCTCGGCGGCGAAGCCGGCGGCGGCAAGACCGCGCTCGTCCGCGAATTCTGCCGCGACCACGCCGAGGTCCACTGGGGCGCCTGCGACCCGCTCTTCACCCCCCGCCCCCTCGGCCCGTTCGTCGACATCGCCCAGGCCACCCCCTCCGGTGACCTGAGGAACCTCCTCGAGAACAACCCCAAGCCACACCAGATCGCCGCGGCGATCGCGCGAACCACACAGCCCGCGATCATCGTGCTGGAGGATCTGCACTGGGCCGATGAGGCCACCCTGGACGTGCTCAGCCTGCTCGGCCGCCGGATCGCCGGACTCCCGCTTCTGATCGTCGCCACCTACCGCGACGACGAGATCGGCCGGGCTCATCCGCTGCGGCGACTGCTCGGCGAGGTACGCGGCCGGCGCCTGACCGCCGACCCACTCTCCCCGGAGGCGGTCGCCACCCTGGCGAACAACCACGACCCGCAAGCGCTCCACCAGGCGACCGGCGGCAACCCCTTCTTCGTGACCGAGGTCCTCGCGGCGGACGGCCAAGGCATCCCCGCCACCGTCCGCGACGCCGTCCTCGCCCGCGCCGCCCGCCTCGACGACGCGGCGACCACCGTCATCGAGGCCGTGTCCGTCGCCCTGCCGCACTGCGAGCTGTGGCTGCTCGACGCCCAGGTCGACGACGCCGCCGCCGGCCTCCGGCAAGCCCTCGACGCCGGCATCCTCGAACCCGTCCACGGCGGCATCGCCTTCCGCCACGACCTCGCCCGCCGCGCGATCGAGGAGTCGCTCAGCCCGCACCGCCGCATCCACCTGCACCGCATGGCCCTCGCCGCGCTCGAAAGCCAACACCACCAGGCCGCCCGGCTCGCCCACCACGCCGAGGCGGCCGGCGATGCCGAAGCGGTGCAGCGGTTCGCGCCCATGGCGGCCGAGCAGGCCGCCCTGACGGGAGCCCACCGCGAGGCGGCCGCCCACTACGCCCGCGCCCTCCGGTTCGGCGCCGGCCTCGCCTGGCCGGACCGCGCCGACCTGCTGGAGCGCCGCTCGCAGGAGTGCTACCTCACCGACCAGACCGACGAGTCGATCAACGCGCTCCAGGAGGCGATCACCGTGCGCCGGGCGGGCGGTGACCGGCGCGGCGAGGCGGCCGCGCTCTCCCTGCTGACCCGCCGCCTGTGGTGCGGCGGCCGCGCCGACGAGGCCACCGCCGCCGGCCACGAGGCCGTGCGCCTGCTCGAAGCCCTGCCGCCCGGCCGCGAGCTCGCCCTCGCCTACAGCAACCTCTCGCAGCTGTTCCTCAACGACGAACGCCGCACCGAGACCATCGACTGGGCGCGCCGCGCGATCGACCTCGCCGAGCAGCTCGACGACAAAGCCGTCATCGTGCACAGCCTCAACAACATCGGCACGATCGAGCTGCTGACCGGCGACCACAATGGACTGAGCAAAGTAGAGCACAGCCTCGCCGTCGCCAACGCCACGCCCGGGTTCGAAGAGCACGTCGGCCGCGCTTTCATCCATGTCGGATGGGCGATGAGCCGGACCCGGGCGTACGCGCTGGCGCCCTGGCTCGATCGCGGCGTCGAGCTCTGCGACCAGTTGGGCCTCGAAGGCTGGCGACTTTACGTCCAGGCCTACCGGGCCCGCTTCCACCTCGACCAGGGCCGCTGGCAGCAGGCGGCCGACGACGCCGCCTTCGTCCTCCGCAACGCCACGTCGGTGCCCTTGCTGCGCATCCTCGCCCTCACCATCCTCGGCACCGTGCGGGCCAGGCGCGGCGACCCCGACCCGTGGGCCGTGCTCGACGAGGCCCGCGCGCTCCTCGACGGCCAGCACGAACTGCAGTACCACGCGCCCGTCGCGCTCGCCCGCGCCGAGGCGCTCTGGCTGCGGGGCGCCAGCAGGCAGAGCATCGACGACGAGAGCCGCGACGTCCTGGCCGCCGCCCGCGACCGTGGCGCGCTCTGGATCGTCGGCGAGCTCGCCTGGCTGCGCCGCCTGGCCGGCATGGCGGAGACCGAGACGGTGGACGTCCCGTACCAGAGCCAATTCGCGGGCGACCCGCGCACCGCCGCCAAGACGTGGGACGCGCTGGGTTGCCCGTACGACGGCGCTCTCGTCCTGCTCGACGGCGACGAGGCCGACCTGCGGCAGGCGCTCGACGACCTCCAGCGCCTCGGCGCCCGCCCCGCCGCCGCGATCGCCACCCGCCGCCTGCGCGAACAGGGCGTCCGCGGGCTCCCGCGCGGCCCTCGGCCCCAGACCACCCGCAACCCGGCCAGCCTGACCCGCCGCGAGGCCGAGGTGTTGACCCTCGTCCGGGAGGGCGCGTCCAACGCCGAGATCGCCGCGCGGCTCTTCCTGTCGGAGAAGACCGTCCACCACCACGTGTCGGCCGTCCTGCGCAAGCTCGGTGTCAGCAGCCGCACCCAGGCGTCCTCGGAAGCCACCCGCCGGGGCATCGCAATCTAG
- the dinB gene encoding DNA polymerase IV, with protein sequence MFVSEGTILHADLDAFYASVEQRDDPRLRGRPVIVGGGVVLAASYEAKAAGVRTAMGGRAARQLCPDAIVVEPRMSAYTQASRAVFEVFRQTTPAVEGLSIDEAFLDVSGLRRIAGPPSEIAAGLRERVRERVGLPITVGVARTKFLAKVASGVAKPDGLLVVPTERELQFLHPLPVERLWGVGTVTAAKLRDRRIFTVGQLAGLGEATLVSLLGRAAGRHLDALAHNRDPRAVQTGKRRGSMGAQRALGREPRTPAALDAMLAGLVDRVTRRMRAAGRTGRTVVLRLRFTDFTRATRSHTLPRATSHTQTILDATRRLLKSALPMIEERGITLIGISVGNLDDRYVQLPLPFAEQDGVALDAALDAVRDRFGSAAITRGVLVGQGPGLEMPMLPD encoded by the coding sequence ATGTTCGTGTCAGAAGGGACCATCCTCCACGCCGATCTCGACGCTTTCTACGCGTCGGTCGAGCAGCGCGACGACCCCAGGTTGCGGGGCCGTCCGGTGATCGTGGGTGGCGGCGTGGTCCTGGCGGCGAGCTATGAGGCAAAGGCAGCTGGTGTACGCACGGCGATGGGCGGTCGGGCCGCGCGGCAGTTGTGTCCGGACGCCATTGTGGTCGAGCCGCGGATGTCCGCCTACACGCAGGCCAGCCGGGCGGTCTTCGAGGTGTTCCGACAGACCACGCCGGCGGTCGAAGGGCTGTCGATCGACGAGGCGTTCCTCGACGTCAGCGGGTTGCGGCGGATCGCGGGGCCGCCGTCCGAGATCGCGGCCGGCCTACGCGAGCGGGTGCGCGAGCGGGTCGGGCTGCCGATCACCGTCGGGGTGGCGCGCACCAAGTTCCTGGCCAAGGTGGCGAGCGGGGTCGCCAAGCCCGACGGCCTGCTGGTGGTGCCGACCGAGCGGGAGCTGCAGTTTCTTCATCCGCTACCGGTCGAACGACTATGGGGCGTCGGAACGGTGACCGCGGCGAAGCTGCGCGACCGCCGGATCTTCACCGTCGGGCAGCTGGCTGGCCTGGGCGAGGCGACGCTGGTGTCGCTGCTGGGTCGGGCGGCGGGGCGGCATCTCGACGCGCTGGCGCACAACCGCGACCCGCGGGCCGTGCAGACGGGCAAGCGGCGCGGTTCGATGGGCGCCCAGCGGGCGTTGGGTCGCGAGCCGCGCACGCCGGCCGCGCTCGACGCCATGCTGGCCGGGCTGGTCGACCGCGTCACCCGCCGGATGCGGGCGGCGGGCCGCACCGGGCGCACGGTGGTGCTGCGCCTGCGCTTCACGGATTTCACGAGGGCGACCCGGTCCCACACGCTTCCCCGGGCGACGTCGCACACCCAGACGATCCTGGACGCGACGCGCCGGCTGCTGAAGTCGGCACTACCGATGATCGAGGAGCGCGGCATCACGCTGATCGGCATCTCGGTTGGCAACCTGGACGACCGCTACGTGCAGCTTCCGCTTCCCTTCGCCGAACAGGACGGCGTCGCCCTCGACGCGGCCCTGGACGCGGTCCGCGACCGCTTCGGCTCGGCGGCCATCACCCGCGGCGTCCTCGTCGGCCAAGGCCCAGGACTGGAGATGCCTATGCTCCCGGACTGA
- a CDS encoding alpha-amylase family glycosyl hydrolase: protein MSIPGSIRRALGLFVALLLVATLPAAPAVAGGHGDDLPARHSLREPVTDENFYFVMADRFANGDTGNDQGGLGSDPLVSGFDPTRKGFYNGGDLKGLRSKIDYIKGLGTTSIWLTPSFKNKAVQLEDGPSAGYHGYWITDFTQIDPHLGTNADLRALIDTAHAKGMKVYFDIITNHTADVIGYEEGARKAYVSKDVAPYRTASGATFDDRDFAGKPSFPALDPATSFPYTPVLDPAEQNLKVPAWLNDVTLYHNRGDTTFVGENSYYGDFFGLDDLFTENPRVVRGMIDIYKTWIRDFGVDGFRIDTMKHVNDEFWQEFGPEILDYAHRQGKREFFMFGEVFDTTKSFTSQFTTRDRMQSVLDFPFQEAARNFASRGQPAAALQTFFAGDDWYTDADSNAYQLPTFLGNHDMGRIGGFVRGDNPGATDAEWVARDRLAHELMYLSRGNPVVYYGDEQGFTGPGGDQDARQTLFASRVPDYLDDDLLGTDATHAHDNYVTTHPLYESIGDLAALTKRHPALRDGAQQHRFASEGPGVYAFSRLDRRDQREYVVALNNSEAAQSATIPTYASGRENFKNVYGAGPRIVRTGGDGRLTLSVPPLSAVVYEATGRVAGSRWAPAVSLAAPVPAPGSRGRLQVTANVGGSSFYEVTFYASVDGGPWRPVGTDDNAPYQVFDDVSDVRAGTPVRYRAVVLDNKGHTRESAARSAAVPAPLVTIEAPGEGSGVRGTVEVRAVVDPERATNVVAIERRVAGGPWTRIGTDSSSPAYTVFDDLTPLNLAADTPVEYRAVLLPGGLAGPGATSETRRVRAAGPPATSATVHYYRPAGDYGDPPAAGWGLHMWGEAVAPEVLAQIAWDKPWPRSGVTDGWADYPIPLADDTKPVNFIMHLPNGDAVPSTREPGGDRSFLPINSPEIWLIQGDPTVYTSKPAV from the coding sequence ATGTCCATACCTGGATCCATCCGGCGCGCGCTCGGCCTGTTCGTCGCGCTGTTGCTCGTGGCCACCCTGCCTGCCGCCCCAGCGGTCGCCGGCGGTCACGGGGACGACCTGCCCGCCCGTCACTCGCTACGCGAGCCGGTGACCGACGAGAACTTCTACTTCGTGATGGCCGACCGGTTCGCCAACGGCGACACCGGCAACGACCAGGGCGGCCTGGGCTCCGACCCGCTGGTGTCCGGCTTCGACCCGACCCGCAAGGGCTTCTACAACGGCGGTGACCTCAAGGGCCTGCGGTCGAAGATCGACTACATCAAGGGGCTGGGCACCACCTCGATCTGGCTGACGCCCAGCTTCAAGAACAAGGCGGTCCAGCTCGAAGACGGCCCGTCGGCGGGCTACCACGGCTACTGGATCACCGACTTCACGCAGATCGACCCCCACCTCGGCACCAACGCCGACCTGCGCGCGCTGATCGACACCGCCCACGCCAAGGGCATGAAGGTCTACTTCGACATCATCACCAACCACACCGCCGACGTCATCGGCTACGAGGAGGGCGCGCGGAAGGCCTACGTCAGCAAGGACGTCGCGCCCTACCGCACGGCGTCCGGCGCGACGTTCGACGACCGCGACTTCGCCGGCAAGCCGTCGTTCCCCGCGCTGGACCCGGCGACGTCGTTCCCCTACACGCCGGTGCTCGACCCCGCCGAGCAGAACCTCAAGGTGCCGGCGTGGCTCAACGACGTCACGCTCTACCACAACCGCGGCGACACCACGTTCGTCGGCGAGAACTCCTACTACGGCGACTTCTTCGGCCTCGACGACCTGTTCACCGAGAACCCGCGCGTGGTCCGCGGAATGATCGACATCTACAAGACGTGGATCCGGGACTTCGGCGTCGACGGCTTCCGGATCGACACGATGAAGCACGTCAACGACGAGTTCTGGCAGGAGTTCGGGCCGGAGATCCTCGACTACGCCCACCGCCAGGGCAAGCGCGAGTTCTTCATGTTCGGCGAGGTCTTCGACACGACGAAGAGCTTCACCTCGCAGTTCACGACCCGCGACCGGATGCAGTCGGTGCTCGACTTCCCGTTCCAGGAGGCGGCCCGCAACTTCGCGTCGCGCGGCCAACCGGCCGCGGCGCTGCAGACCTTCTTCGCCGGCGACGACTGGTACACCGACGCCGACTCCAACGCCTACCAGCTGCCGACCTTCCTCGGAAACCACGACATGGGCCGCATCGGCGGCTTCGTGCGCGGTGACAACCCCGGCGCGACCGACGCGGAATGGGTCGCCCGCGACCGGCTGGCCCACGAGCTGATGTACCTGTCGCGCGGCAACCCCGTCGTCTACTACGGCGACGAGCAGGGCTTCACCGGTCCGGGCGGCGACCAGGACGCGCGGCAGACGCTGTTCGCGAGCCGGGTGCCCGACTATCTCGACGACGACCTGCTGGGCACCGATGCCACCCACGCGCACGACAACTACGTCACCACTCACCCGTTGTACGAGTCGATCGGCGACCTGGCCGCCTTGACGAAGCGCCATCCGGCCTTGCGCGACGGCGCCCAGCAGCACCGGTTCGCGAGCGAGGGCCCGGGCGTCTACGCGTTCTCCCGGCTCGATCGGCGGGACCAGCGCGAATACGTGGTCGCCCTCAACAACAGCGAGGCCGCGCAGTCGGCGACCATCCCGACCTACGCGTCGGGCCGGGAGAACTTCAAGAATGTCTACGGTGCCGGGCCGCGGATTGTCCGCACCGGCGGCGACGGGCGGCTGACGCTCTCGGTGCCGCCGCTGTCGGCGGTGGTCTACGAGGCGACCGGCAGGGTGGCCGGGTCCCGCTGGGCGCCGGCGGTGTCGCTGGCCGCGCCGGTGCCGGCGCCGGGTTCGCGTGGCCGGCTCCAGGTGACCGCCAACGTGGGGGGCTCGTCCTTCTACGAGGTCACGTTCTACGCGTCCGTCGACGGCGGGCCGTGGCGGCCGGTCGGCACCGACGACAACGCGCCCTACCAGGTGTTCGACGACGTCAGCGACGTGCGCGCGGGCACGCCGGTCCGCTATCGCGCGGTGGTGCTCGACAACAAGGGCCACACGCGGGAGTCCGCGGCGCGCTCGGCGGCAGTGCCGGCGCCGCTGGTCACGATCGAAGCGCCGGGCGAGGGCAGCGGCGTGCGGGGCACGGTCGAGGTGCGGGCGGTCGTCGACCCCGAACGGGCCACCAACGTCGTGGCCATCGAGCGTCGTGTCGCCGGCGGCCCGTGGACCCGGATCGGCACCGACTCGTCGTCGCCGGCCTACACGGTGTTCGACGACCTGACGCCGCTCAACCTCGCGGCGGACACCCCGGTCGAATACCGCGCAGTGCTGCTACCCGGCGGCCTGGCCGGTCCGGGCGCCACCAGCGAGACGCGCCGGGTCCGGGCGGCTGGCCCACCGGCCACGTCGGCGACGGTCCACTACTACCGGCCGGCGGGCGACTACGGCGACCCGCCCGCGGCGGGCTGGGGCCTGCACATGTGGGGCGAGGCGGTGGCGCCGGAAGTCCTCGCGCAGATCGCCTGGGACAAGCCGTGGCCGCGGTCGGGTGTGACCGACGGCTGGGCCGACTACCCGATCCCGCTGGCCGACGACACGAAGCCGGTCAACTTCATCATGCACCTACCCAACGGCGACGCGGTCCCGTCGACCCGGGAGCCGGGCGGCGACCGGTCCTTCCTACCGATCAACTCGCCCGAGATCTGGCTCATCCAGGGCGATCCCACGGTCTACACCAGCAAACCGGCCGTCTGA
- a CDS encoding isocitrate lyase/phosphoenolpyruvate mutase family protein, translating into MRGDDLVSARDGVARATPHSHDSAIDGVDVAPVPRAMLRDALYDGGLVIAPGCYDVVGARVLEAAGIDAAYLTPFGFQAADAPSPHAPQDPWERYLDRARELVDAAGLAIVVDGQTGLEGNRSADARAADAFSAGAAGFVVEDRQGFGKDRPLRTMAEVGREVAQVRREVGRETTVIVRTDAVRNSVDDARARCESYLDAGADLVLPLMTRYLNYPDTPADRERRMSAYGFLLERVPANRIVVHSPTGRHLPVDEARRIGFGLYLMSQLLISSAVTAMAQEVAAVLADEPGTLPLLAPVDLATLTGVGQWLENRW; encoded by the coding sequence GTGCGCGGTGACGATCTGGTGAGCGCGCGGGACGGGGTCGCCCGAGCGACCCCGCACAGCCATGACAGCGCCATCGACGGGGTGGATGTGGCGCCCGTGCCGCGAGCGATGCTCCGCGACGCTCTCTACGACGGCGGTCTCGTCATCGCTCCAGGCTGCTACGACGTCGTCGGCGCGCGGGTCCTGGAAGCCGCCGGCATCGACGCCGCCTACCTCACCCCGTTCGGCTTCCAGGCCGCCGACGCTCCCTCACCGCACGCCCCGCAGGACCCATGGGAGCGATACCTCGACCGGGCCCGGGAGCTCGTCGACGCCGCCGGCCTGGCGATCGTCGTCGACGGCCAGACCGGCCTCGAAGGCAACCGGTCGGCCGACGCGCGCGCCGCCGACGCGTTCTCCGCCGGCGCGGCCGGGTTCGTCGTCGAGGACCGGCAGGGCTTCGGCAAGGACCGGCCGCTGCGCACCATGGCCGAGGTCGGCCGGGAGGTCGCCCAGGTCAGGCGCGAGGTCGGCCGCGAGACCACGGTCATCGTCCGGACCGACGCCGTCAGGAACTCCGTCGACGACGCGCGGGCCCGGTGTGAGTCCTATCTGGACGCCGGCGCCGACCTCGTGCTCCCGCTGATGACCCGCTACCTTAACTACCCGGACACGCCGGCCGACCGGGAGCGGCGGATGTCGGCCTACGGGTTCCTGCTGGAACGCGTACCCGCCAACCGGATCGTCGTCCACTCCCCCACCGGGCGCCACCTTCCCGTCGACGAGGCCAGGCGGATCGGGTTCGGCCTCTACCTCATGTCGCAGCTGCTGATCAGCTCCGCGGTGACCGCGATGGCCCAGGAGGTCGCCGCCGTCCTCGCCGACGAACCCGGCACGCTCCCCCTGCTCGCCCCCGTCGACCTGGCGACGCTCACCGGCGTCGGCCAATGGCTGGAGAACCGATGGTGA